From the Cohaesibacter sp. ES.047 genome, one window contains:
- a CDS encoding iron-sulfur cluster assembly accessory protein, whose translation MLTVTQNAQEVLQRLMDNSDKPLAGLRIAAVNGGCAGLQYRLDLVTGPEEGDHLVESGSIKLFIVPDNAEMLIGTVIDFAESLEGSGFTFANPNAASKCSCGKSFAA comes from the coding sequence ATGCTGACAGTGACACAGAATGCTCAGGAAGTTCTTCAACGGTTGATGGACAATTCGGACAAGCCGCTGGCTGGATTGCGCATCGCCGCAGTCAATGGCGGGTGCGCCGGATTGCAATATCGTCTCGATCTGGTGACTGGTCCCGAAGAAGGGGATCATCTCGTGGAGAGCGGTTCCATCAAGCTCTTTATCGTTCCGGACAACGCAGAAATGCTCATCGGTACGGTGATCGATTTTGCTGAAAGTCTCGAAGGCTCCGGCTTCACCTTCGCCAATCCGAACGCCGCGTCCAAATGCTCCTGTGGCAAGAGCTTTGCTGCCTGA
- the nifU gene encoding Fe-S cluster assembly protein NifU, which produces MWDYSETVKEHFYNPRNAGAVDGANATGDVGSLSCGDALRLTLRVNQATGVIEDAGFQTFGCGSAIASSSALTEIIKGMTVDQALSVSNQDIADYLDGLPPEKMHCSVMGREALQAAVANYHGEEWKDDHEEGALICKCFAVDEVLIEETVRANGLSTVEEVAHYTKAGGGCASCHEGIEDILTRVMAEQGESFNPENAAKPIVAATPEALVSGMTGVQRIKKIDEVIDSMRPMLQADNGDVELVEVMDEKIFVNMKGACVGCQLASVTLNGIQEKLVEELGEFVRVLPASQMKKVAARKAAAESAASMPAASGKIMPVSELLKA; this is translated from the coding sequence ATGTGGGACTATTCGGAGACCGTCAAGGAACATTTCTACAATCCGCGCAACGCAGGCGCCGTGGACGGGGCCAATGCGACCGGCGATGTGGGCTCCCTGTCTTGCGGTGATGCGTTGCGGCTGACACTACGGGTCAACCAAGCCACCGGCGTTATCGAGGACGCAGGCTTTCAGACCTTTGGCTGCGGTTCGGCGATTGCCTCGTCATCTGCGCTCACCGAAATTATCAAGGGCATGACGGTTGATCAGGCGCTATCGGTATCCAATCAGGACATCGCCGACTATCTCGATGGTCTGCCGCCGGAGAAGATGCATTGCTCGGTCATGGGCCGCGAAGCGCTTCAGGCCGCTGTCGCCAACTACCATGGCGAGGAATGGAAAGACGATCATGAGGAAGGGGCGTTGATCTGTAAATGCTTCGCCGTTGATGAAGTGCTGATCGAGGAAACCGTCCGTGCCAATGGCCTCAGCACAGTCGAGGAAGTTGCCCATTACACCAAGGCCGGCGGGGGCTGCGCCTCCTGCCATGAGGGCATTGAGGACATCCTGACCCGCGTGATGGCCGAACAGGGCGAAAGCTTCAATCCCGAGAATGCAGCCAAACCCATTGTCGCCGCAACTCCAGAGGCGCTGGTATCCGGCATGACCGGAGTTCAGCGCATCAAGAAGATCGATGAGGTGATCGACAGCATGCGCCCAATGCTGCAGGCCGACAATGGCGACGTGGAGCTGGTCGAGGTCATGGACGAAAAGATCTTCGTCAACATGAAGGGTGCCTGTGTCGGTTGTCAGCTCGCCTCGGTGACGCTCAACGGCATTCAGGAAAAACTGGTTGAGGAACTGGGCGAGTTCGTTCGTGTCCTCCCGGCCAGCCAGATGAAGAAGGTCGCTGCAAGGAAAGCTGCCGCGGAGTCCGCTGCATCTATGCCTGCGGCATCGGGCAAAATCATGCCCGTTAGCGAACTGTTGAAAGCGTAA
- the nifS gene encoding cysteine desulfurase NifS yields the protein MQGIYLDNNATTQVDPAVVDAMLPYFTEQFGNPSSMHQFGNKVGRALKTARSQVQSLIGAAHDSEIIFTSCGTESDSTAILSALKAQPARREIITTNVEHPAVLALCESLEKDGYIVHYLKVDMKGRLNLGEFKKLLSDKVAIVSIMWANNETGTLFPIEKMAQMAYDAGVMFHTDAVQAVGKIPIDLKKTPIDMLSLSGHKLHAPKGIGVLYLRRGTRFRPLLRGGHQERGRRAGTEAAPSIVALGKAAELSQLYMDEEQTRVRAMRDRLEEGILEAVSHCFVTGDADNRLPNTCNIAFEFIEGEAILMLLNKLGIAASSGSACTSGSLEPSHVMRAMDIPYTAAHGSIRFSLSRYNTMSEIETVIEAVPPIIAQLRKLSPYWSENGPVTNPEQAFNPAYA from the coding sequence ATGCAAGGCATCTATCTTGATAACAACGCCACCACTCAGGTCGATCCGGCCGTCGTTGACGCCATGCTGCCCTATTTCACCGAGCAGTTCGGTAACCCTTCCAGCATGCACCAGTTTGGCAACAAGGTTGGCCGCGCGCTGAAAACCGCCCGCTCGCAGGTGCAAAGCCTGATCGGCGCGGCCCACGACAGTGAAATCATCTTCACCTCCTGCGGCACCGAGTCCGACAGCACCGCAATTCTCTCGGCGTTGAAGGCGCAACCGGCCCGCCGCGAAATCATCACGACCAATGTGGAGCACCCGGCCGTGCTGGCGCTCTGCGAAAGCCTCGAGAAAGACGGCTACATCGTTCACTATCTCAAGGTGGACATGAAGGGTCGTCTCAATCTTGGCGAATTCAAAAAATTGTTGTCTGACAAGGTGGCGATTGTCTCCATCATGTGGGCCAACAACGAAACCGGCACGCTCTTCCCAATCGAGAAGATGGCCCAGATGGCCTATGATGCCGGTGTCATGTTTCACACCGATGCCGTGCAGGCAGTGGGCAAAATCCCTATTGACCTGAAGAAAACGCCCATCGACATGCTATCCTTGTCTGGCCACAAGCTGCATGCGCCCAAAGGCATCGGTGTGTTGTATTTGCGCCGCGGAACCCGCTTTCGTCCGCTCCTCAGGGGAGGCCATCAGGAGCGGGGGCGTCGCGCGGGGACTGAAGCCGCCCCGAGTATTGTTGCTCTTGGCAAGGCTGCCGAACTCTCCCAGCTCTATATGGACGAGGAACAGACACGCGTCCGCGCCATGCGCGACCGTCTTGAAGAGGGCATTCTTGAGGCCGTCTCCCATTGCTTCGTGACGGGGGATGCCGACAATCGCCTTCCCAACACCTGCAACATCGCCTTTGAATTCATTGAAGGGGAAGCAATCCTGATGCTGCTCAACAAGCTGGGGATTGCAGCGTCTTCCGGCTCGGCGTGCACATCGGGATCGCTCGAACCTTCCCATGTTATGCGCGCGATGGATATTCCCTACACCGCCGCGCACGGCTCCATCCGCTTCTCGCTATCGCGCTACAACACCATGAGTGAAATCGAGACCGTCATCGAAGCCGTGCCGCCGATCATCGCCCAGTTGCGCAAGCTTTCTCCCTATTGGAGTGAAAACGGCCCTGTCACCAATCCCGAACAGGCTTTTAATCCTGCCTACGCTTGA
- the nifV gene encoding homocitrate synthase, which produces MLVNRPIIIDDTTLRDGEQTAGVAFKRREKCEIARELVASGVPELEIGIPAMGEDERDTIRAITSMNLKARTIVWCRMSEGDLAAACNLGVDMIDLSMPMSDQQISSKLGRDRAYVLKQIAYMVPKALDEGFEVLVGGEDSSRADLDFVLEVLEAAERAGAKRFRFADTVGILEPFATIEIFRTLGANSGLELEMHAHDDYGLATANSLAAALGGATHVNTTVNGLGERAGNASLEEFVTAGRNLYGFETGVDQRSLNALSGMVAKASGRPVPLQKSLVGSSVFTHESGIHIDGLIKDKLNYQGVDPEWFGRKHELVLGKHSGTKAVQHVYGQLGIALTLAEAMDLIPHVRRFAEAYKRAPDLDDLIALHRNLDECLTEEGSAELALEEGGA; this is translated from the coding sequence ATGCTTGTTAATCGCCCCATCATTATTGACGACACGACCTTGCGTGATGGTGAACAGACGGCTGGCGTGGCGTTCAAGCGGCGCGAGAAATGCGAAATTGCTCGTGAACTTGTTGCCTCCGGTGTACCCGAGCTTGAAATCGGCATTCCGGCAATGGGCGAGGATGAGCGAGATACGATCCGCGCGATCACATCGATGAACCTGAAGGCCCGGACAATCGTCTGGTGCCGCATGAGCGAAGGGGATCTTGCCGCCGCCTGTAATCTGGGCGTCGACATGATCGATCTGTCGATGCCCATGTCAGACCAGCAGATCAGCTCAAAGCTGGGGCGCGATCGGGCCTATGTCCTCAAACAGATCGCCTATATGGTTCCCAAAGCGCTCGACGAAGGCTTTGAAGTGCTGGTAGGCGGGGAGGATTCCTCCCGGGCCGATCTCGATTTCGTGCTTGAGGTTCTCGAGGCTGCTGAACGGGCAGGGGCCAAGCGCTTCCGTTTCGCTGATACAGTCGGCATCCTTGAGCCTTTCGCAACAATTGAGATATTCCGCACCCTTGGTGCCAATTCCGGCCTTGAGCTTGAGATGCATGCCCACGATGACTACGGCCTCGCGACAGCCAACAGTCTCGCCGCAGCGCTCGGTGGCGCGACCCATGTGAACACCACGGTCAATGGGCTTGGCGAGCGGGCGGGCAATGCCTCCCTAGAGGAGTTCGTTACTGCCGGGCGCAATCTCTATGGGTTTGAAACCGGTGTTGATCAGCGTAGCCTCAACGCCCTTTCCGGAATGGTTGCCAAAGCATCTGGTCGTCCCGTGCCCTTGCAGAAAAGCCTTGTCGGTTCGAGTGTCTTCACGCACGAAAGCGGAATTCACATTGATGGCCTGATAAAAGACAAACTGAACTATCAAGGTGTCGATCCGGAGTGGTTCGGCCGCAAGCATGAACTCGTTCTAGGCAAGCATTCCGGGACCAAGGCAGTTCAGCATGTCTATGGCCAACTCGGCATCGCGCTCACGCTGGCCGAGGCCATGGACCTGATCCCTCACGTGCGGCGCTTTGCCGAAGCCTACAAGAGGGCTCCGGACCTCGACGATCTCATCGCCCTTCATCGCAATCTTGACGAATGCCTTACAGAGGAGGGCAGCGCCGAGCTGGCCCTAGAGGAGGGGGGGGCGTGA
- the cysE gene encoding serine O-acetyltransferase, whose translation MPYRGGQRRAGPRGGGGVSLIIAIRQDIQCVFERDPAARSFFEIATIYPGVHALIWYRIANRLWHANWRYGARFLSWFARFLTNVDIHPGATIGKRLFIDHGAGVVIGETAEVGDGVTLYHGVTLGGTTWNKGKRHPTLDDNVIVGAGAKILGAVRIGCNAKVGANSVVVGNVPSGATVVGVPGSIVRRKDKVSYLDPHGIDLNHHLIPDPVSDAIACLIKRVETLEAALNEEKDDDCDVCDAADVCEPDADLLREAANA comes from the coding sequence ATGCCTTACAGAGGAGGGCAGCGCCGAGCTGGCCCTAGAGGAGGGGGGGGCGTGAGTCTGATCATCGCCATTCGTCAGGACATCCAATGCGTGTTCGAGCGGGATCCGGCCGCGCGATCCTTCTTCGAGATTGCCACGATCTATCCCGGTGTCCATGCCTTGATCTGGTATCGTATCGCCAACCGGCTCTGGCACGCCAATTGGCGTTACGGCGCGCGGTTCTTGTCATGGTTCGCGCGCTTTCTCACCAACGTTGACATTCATCCTGGCGCGACCATCGGCAAACGCCTTTTCATCGATCATGGGGCCGGTGTCGTGATCGGCGAAACAGCCGAAGTCGGTGACGGGGTGACCCTCTATCACGGGGTCACTCTGGGGGGGACGACCTGGAACAAGGGAAAACGGCATCCGACGCTGGACGACAATGTGATTGTCGGCGCCGGTGCTAAGATACTCGGCGCGGTGCGCATCGGCTGCAATGCGAAGGTCGGTGCAAATTCGGTTGTCGTCGGTAATGTTCCTTCGGGTGCCACCGTCGTCGGTGTGCCGGGCAGCATCGTGCGCCGCAAGGACAAGGTGTCTTATCTCGATCCCCACGGCATCGATCTCAACCATCACCTTATCCCCGACCCGGTTTCTGACGCCATCGCTTGCCTGATCAAGCGGGTTGAAACCCTCGAAGCTGCGCTCAACGAAGAGAAAGATGACGATTGCGACGTTTGCGATGCAGCCGATGTCTGCGAGCCGGACGCAGACCTCTTGCGGGAGGCCGCCAATGCTTGA
- the nifW gene encoding nitrogenase-stabilizing/protective protein NifW: MRNEELESEIDDLSSAEEFLDYFDIDFDPHVVMVNRLHILQRFHDYLTIDHEGPVNAESWWDYYTRNLKQAYQDFVESDALTEKVFKVFQPAKPAFVPLEDLLK; encoded by the coding sequence ATGAGAAATGAAGAGCTGGAATCCGAAATCGACGATCTGAGCAGCGCAGAGGAATTTCTGGACTATTTCGACATCGACTTTGATCCTCATGTCGTCATGGTCAATCGCCTGCACATCCTGCAGCGGTTTCATGACTATCTCACTATCGATCACGAAGGGCCGGTCAACGCCGAGTCCTGGTGGGATTACTACACCCGCAATCTCAAACAGGCCTATCAGGATTTTGTCGAATCCGATGCCCTCACGGAGAAGGTGTTTAAAGTCTTCCAGCCCGCCAAACCCGCCTTTGTACCCCTTGAAGATTTGTTGAAATAG
- a CDS encoding nitrogen fixation protein NifZ: MIESQPPERFEYGDVVRVTRNVRNDGTYPGAKTGTLLIRRGSTGVVRDIGTFLQDQVIYTIHFTDEDRIVGCRDKELIPVDAPWTPSRFEFSEKVVARIPLGIQGEVVARVGDQGEIIKVIRDDDVVEALGSVAYHVRFPGRTLMVPESALSPDDSDAQGTGGEGVLEA; the protein is encoded by the coding sequence ATGATCGAAAGCCAGCCCCCAGAACGATTTGAATATGGTGACGTGGTCCGTGTGACGCGCAATGTGCGCAATGATGGCACCTATCCCGGAGCCAAAACCGGAACGCTCCTGATCCGGCGCGGCTCGACGGGCGTTGTGCGCGACATCGGAACCTTTTTGCAGGATCAGGTGATCTACACGATCCACTTTACCGATGAGGATCGGATCGTCGGGTGTCGCGACAAGGAACTGATCCCCGTGGATGCACCTTGGACGCCAAGCCGTTTTGAATTCAGCGAAAAGGTTGTCGCGCGCATTCCTCTGGGCATTCAGGGTGAAGTCGTTGCGCGTGTCGGGGATCAGGGCGAAATCATCAAGGTTATTCGGGACGATGATGTCGTTGAAGCGCTTGGCAGTGTCGCCTATCACGTGCGCTTTCCGGGCCGCACATTGATGGTGCCCGAGAGCGCCCTGTCGCCTGACGATAGCGATGCACAAGGCACCGGCGGCGAGGGGGTACTGGAAGCATGA
- the nifM gene encoding nitrogen fixation protein NifM, which translates to MNDAGLLAHHLMRAALSHFECRYDELAGTEKAIAEENARRSLTIEAMVLKSPEARDIHIPDPMLDRAVENVRARYGDKDEFSEDLRRNALTEEILRDALRRELQVDAVLEKVAAEAAPATIEEARDWYDRYPEKFSLDETRAARQILITINDDYPENIRAEAARRISGIYADLDGSVAQFGQLALRHSECPSALEEGALGRIGRGQLFPELDDILFGLAEGTISEVIETSIGYHILLCEAVYPAQSASFEEAAPKIIDAMNKKRKALIQKRWMSGLMRLAQQGRSSHAKAGFGTD; encoded by the coding sequence ATGAATGATGCCGGACTGTTGGCGCATCATCTTATGCGCGCCGCCCTCTCTCATTTCGAGTGTCGCTATGACGAACTGGCCGGAACCGAAAAGGCGATTGCCGAGGAAAATGCCAGACGCTCTTTGACCATCGAGGCGATGGTCCTGAAAAGCCCGGAAGCCCGAGACATCCATATTCCCGACCCGATGCTGGATCGGGCCGTGGAGAATGTGCGCGCTCGTTACGGTGACAAGGACGAGTTCAGCGAGGATCTTCGGCGCAACGCCCTAACCGAGGAGATCCTGCGCGATGCCTTGCGTCGTGAATTACAGGTCGATGCCGTGTTGGAGAAAGTCGCAGCCGAAGCAGCTCCAGCGACGATCGAGGAAGCCCGTGACTGGTATGATCGCTATCCCGAGAAATTCAGCCTTGATGAGACACGTGCCGCGCGTCAGATTCTCATTACCATCAACGACGACTATCCTGAAAACATACGCGCCGAGGCGGCCCGCCGCATCAGCGGCATCTACGCGGATCTTGATGGATCGGTTGCGCAGTTCGGGCAACTGGCCCTGCGCCATTCTGAATGTCCCAGTGCACTCGAAGAAGGCGCTTTGGGGCGGATAGGGCGCGGGCAATTGTTCCCGGAACTCGATGACATCCTGTTCGGTCTGGCGGAAGGGACGATCAGTGAGGTGATCGAAACATCAATCGGTTATCATATCCTTCTGTGCGAGGCGGTTTATCCGGCCCAGTCCGCGAGTTTTGAAGAAGCGGCCCCGAAAATCATCGATGCCATGAACAAGAAGCGCAAAGCCCTGATCCAGAAACGATGGATGTCTGGCCTCATGCGACTTGCTCAGCAGGGTCGGTCAAGCCACGCCAAGGCTGGTTTTGGCACCGACTAG
- a CDS encoding NAD(P)-dependent alcohol dehydrogenase, with product MVQALVLEEKGKLSLRDFPLPLDLGPDDVRIDIRTVGVCGSDVHYYTHGKIGQFVVNAPMVLGHEAAGVVTEVGANVKHLSVGDRVCMEPGVPDPTSRASKLGIYNVDPAVTFWATPPIHGCLTPEVVHPGAFTYKLPETVSYAQGAMVEPFAIGMQAALRAKIQPGDIGLVIGAGPIGMMTALAALAGGCAKVYVADLAQPKLDIIAKYEGIETINITKQPAAQAIAEATDNWGADVVFECSGAAPAILDVPACARPGGAIVLVGMPVEPVPMDIVGLQAKELRLETVFRYANIYDRAIALIGAGKVDLNPLISATLPFADSIAAFDRAVEARDTDVKIQIEVSSD from the coding sequence ATGGTACAGGCACTCGTCTTGGAAGAAAAAGGAAAACTCTCTTTGCGGGATTTCCCTTTGCCGCTCGATCTTGGCCCGGATGACGTGCGGATTGACATTCGCACCGTCGGTGTCTGCGGATCTGACGTTCACTATTACACCCACGGCAAGATCGGCCAGTTTGTTGTCAATGCGCCGATGGTTCTGGGGCATGAGGCTGCCGGTGTGGTCACCGAAGTTGGCGCCAATGTCAAACATCTCAGCGTCGGGGATCGCGTTTGTATGGAGCCGGGTGTTCCTGATCCGACCTCTCGCGCATCGAAACTCGGCATCTACAATGTTGATCCGGCCGTCACCTTCTGGGCAACGCCGCCGATCCACGGCTGCCTGACCCCCGAAGTCGTTCATCCGGGCGCTTTCACCTACAAGCTGCCGGAAACGGTCTCCTATGCCCAAGGCGCCATGGTCGAGCCGTTCGCCATTGGCATGCAGGCAGCATTACGCGCCAAGATTCAGCCCGGCGATATCGGTCTGGTGATTGGTGCCGGCCCCATCGGCATGATGACCGCACTGGCTGCTCTGGCCGGTGGCTGCGCAAAAGTCTATGTCGCAGACCTCGCTCAGCCAAAACTCGACATCATCGCCAAGTATGAAGGCATCGAGACCATCAACATCACCAAACAGCCAGCTGCACAGGCCATTGCGGAAGCAACCGACAATTGGGGTGCGGATGTGGTGTTTGAATGCTCCGGTGCTGCTCCTGCCATTCTTGATGTGCCCGCATGCGCCCGTCCGGGCGGCGCCATTGTACTGGTCGGCATGCCCGTTGAACCGGTTCCGATGGATATTGTTGGTCTTCAGGCCAAGGAACTGCGCCTCGAAACGGTTTTCCGTTATGCCAACATCTATGACCGTGCCATTGCGCTGATCGGGGCTGGCAAAGTCGACCTCAATCCGCTCATCTCGGCCACCCTGCCATTTGCCGACAGCATTGCTGCCTTTGACCGTGCCGTTGAAGCCCGCGATACGGATGTCAAAATTCAGATCGAAGTGTCGTCTGACTAG